A window of Candidatus Jettenia caeni contains these coding sequences:
- a CDS encoding putative glucose/sorbosone dehydrogenase: MRIQRDVGNLVFLAGLFVAGCGYNLRMAALPKPEVVQNAPEQMPVIPDPNPAVTTVPEGYRVEVVMKDLVYPTSVEFDDKQNMYIAESGYSYGDPSAPARVLRVSPDGTIGIAANWLMGPVTDLLWYKGLLYISHRGKVSVLDSDGGIRDLITGLPSLGDHHNNQMTAGPDGKIYFGQGTVTNSGVVGLDNFLYLWLPLYPHICDKPARDVTLNGTKFVTINPFIMGGGKGTAVVRTGAFSPFGEVSRKTVPGVTKANGTILRMDPDGSNLEVYAWGFRNPFGVMWGTDGQLYASEHGFDERGSRPIANDTDDLYIIKEGVWYGWPDYAGGIPVTDKRFKPKDRPQPEFLMEEHPPVEKPFMTFQPHIAVMKIGFDKGGRFGNSKHLFMAFFGDATPITGQQQMEHPGHKIVRINLQNQHTETFFANAEGKRTDLQANLITGELPPSIAGLRRPLDVVFSPDGQAMYVVDFGVMEALSTRVPFPKPFPGTGVIWRIVPEGATVAIPPAGLSALPGRSVAERQTDNR; encoded by the coding sequence ATGAGGATACAAAGGGATGTAGGGAATCTTGTTTTTTTAGCCGGTTTATTCGTAGCAGGGTGTGGTTATAATTTACGGATGGCGGCACTGCCAAAGCCGGAGGTAGTTCAGAATGCGCCGGAACAGATGCCGGTAATTCCGGATCCAAATCCCGCTGTTACTACTGTTCCTGAGGGATATCGGGTAGAAGTTGTAATGAAGGATTTGGTCTACCCAACAAGTGTAGAATTTGATGATAAACAGAATATGTACATTGCGGAGTCGGGGTATTCGTATGGTGATCCAAGCGCTCCGGCACGGGTACTACGGGTTTCTCCGGATGGTACTATCGGGATTGCAGCAAACTGGCTCATGGGGCCGGTAACTGATTTGTTGTGGTACAAAGGACTTCTTTATATATCACATCGGGGAAAGGTTTCGGTGTTGGATTCTGATGGCGGGATAAGAGACCTGATAACAGGGCTGCCAAGTTTGGGAGATCATCATAATAATCAGATGACAGCAGGACCGGATGGTAAGATTTACTTTGGACAAGGAACAGTAACAAATTCAGGTGTAGTGGGGCTTGATAACTTTTTATATCTGTGGCTGCCATTGTATCCACATATCTGCGATAAGCCAGCACGGGATGTTACCTTGAATGGAACGAAATTTGTGACCATTAATCCATTTATTATGGGTGGCGGAAAGGGTACCGCTGTTGTAAGAACAGGGGCGTTCAGTCCGTTTGGAGAAGTATCGCGTAAAACTGTGCCAGGAGTTACCAAGGCTAATGGCACAATCCTTCGGATGGATCCTGATGGTTCAAATCTGGAGGTATATGCATGGGGATTTCGCAATCCCTTTGGTGTGATGTGGGGGACGGACGGGCAGTTGTATGCGTCTGAGCATGGTTTTGATGAAAGAGGCAGCCGTCCGATTGCCAACGATACTGATGATTTGTATATAATCAAGGAAGGGGTATGGTACGGCTGGCCTGACTATGCAGGTGGTATTCCGGTAACGGATAAGCGATTTAAGCCGAAAGACCGGCCTCAGCCTGAATTCTTAATGGAGGAACATCCACCGGTAGAGAAGCCTTTTATGACATTTCAACCACATATAGCAGTGATGAAAATCGGTTTTGATAAGGGTGGCCGTTTTGGTAATTCGAAACATCTCTTCATGGCATTTTTCGGAGATGCGACACCAATAACTGGCCAGCAGCAGATGGAACATCCCGGTCATAAAATCGTGCGGATCAATCTACAGAATCAACATACGGAAACATTCTTTGCTAATGCGGAAGGTAAGAGGACCGATTTGCAGGCTAACCTGATTACCGGTGAATTGCCGCCATCTATTGCCGGGTTAAGAAGGCCGCTTGATGTCGTTTTTTCTCCTGATGGACAGGCGATGTATGTAGTGGATTTTGGGGTAATGGAGGCTCTAAGTACACGTGTACCTTTTCCCAAGCCATTTCCGGGCACCGGTGTAATCTGGAGGATTGTGCCTGAGGGCGCAACGGTTGCTATTCCACCAGCTGGATTGTCTGCACTGCCGGGAAGATCGGTTGCAGAGAGGCAGACAGATAATCGATAA
- a CDS encoding glycosyltransferase — protein MTISVSVILPTFRRDELLQRCLTSLFAQEYESSSYEIIVVDDARRQETQKLVEREKTRRGFPSLRYIPAGNTHGPAAARNCGWRVAAGDIVAFTDDDCIPSSTWLKAGVAAFTKGVVGVSGKIIVPIPSVPTDYEYTVSRLEHSEFVTANCFYLRDVIRLAGGFDEKYTAAWREDADLFFTLLKKNVKLVYAREAVVIHPVRYAPWGISLREHKKCMFNALLYKKHPVLYRQRIQQLPPWDYYSIVCASILLPFSVIYNLEYVTMGLLGVWILMTGRFFFKRVRKTSRSFIHIAEMAVTSVVIPFLAVFWRVYGAIKFRVFFL, from the coding sequence ATGACTATCTCTGTTTCCGTTATACTACCGACATTCAGGCGGGATGAATTATTGCAGCGTTGTCTGACAAGCCTTTTTGCTCAGGAATATGAATCTTCTTCCTATGAAATTATTGTCGTGGACGATGCCAGGAGACAGGAAACTCAAAAGCTTGTTGAAAGAGAAAAAACCCGAAGAGGCTTCCCCTCCCTTCGCTATATTCCTGCCGGTAATACCCATGGTCCTGCTGCCGCCAGAAATTGTGGTTGGCGGGTTGCAGCCGGCGATATCGTTGCTTTTACTGATGATGATTGTATTCCTTCATCAACATGGCTCAAGGCTGGAGTCGCTGCTTTTACGAAAGGAGTAGTGGGTGTATCGGGGAAAATTATCGTTCCGATTCCGTCCGTTCCTACCGATTATGAATATACTGTTTCCAGGCTTGAACACTCTGAATTTGTTACCGCAAACTGTTTTTACCTGCGGGATGTAATACGCCTGGCGGGGGGATTTGATGAAAAATATACCGCTGCATGGAGAGAGGATGCCGATTTGTTTTTTACCTTACTAAAAAAAAATGTAAAGCTGGTGTATGCCAGAGAGGCAGTAGTTATCCACCCGGTAAGGTATGCGCCATGGGGGATTAGTCTTCGGGAACACAAAAAATGTATGTTTAATGCATTACTCTACAAAAAACATCCGGTGTTGTACCGCCAGCGCATACAGCAATTACCGCCGTGGGATTATTATAGTATTGTTTGTGCCTCAATCCTTCTTCCTTTTAGTGTTATATACAACTTAGAGTATGTGACTATGGGCTTACTGGGTGTCTGGATATTAATGACAGGGAGATTTTTTTTTAAACGGGTACGGAAAACATCCCGCTCTTTTATCCATATAGCTGAGATGGCAGTTACATCGGTTGTGATACCATTTCTTGCTGTTTTCTGGCGTGTCTATGGAGCAATAAAGTTCCGTGTGTTCTTTTTGTAA
- a CDS encoding carbamoyltransferase, with translation MYTLGINAAYHDSAACLVKNGKVIAASEEERFTGIKHGKRPIPFSTYELPFHAIDYCLKEARLILSEVDHIAYSYNPFLLLKEDGRDAVITLPLEPSAHKVSESWESPWDPLFISSIINAPRQLVDGVPYHLKERFRKARIDGPYTWHFIDHHTAHAASAFFASPFRSAAVLTLDGRGEKTTTSYSLGADCRLERLGEVTMPHSLGLFYEQMTTYLGFQHSSDEYKVMALASYGKPVYADEFRKIIQVKDHGQYTIVRPSLEKLFGPARKRGGPLHQYHYDIASSLQTVLEETVLYIVHWLQKKTGDDNLCMAGGVALNCVMNAYLRDRGPFKHVWVQPAAGDAGTALGAALWTDALMRKKFQGKRDYSMEHTYLGPGYSDYEIKEFLSWSKLHHRKLSDIAEEVTALLIQDKVIGWFQGRMEFGPRALGARSIIASPMKACMQARLNEIKDREDFRPVAPVVLEEEASNWFINGGISPFMTFVHSVRPEKADLIPAVCHIDGSARIQTIKREYNPAYYDLIHAFKMHTGVPILINTSFNTRGKPIVCTPRDAVECFWTSPLDALVIGSYLLEKPKERK, from the coding sequence ATGTATACCCTCGGAATTAATGCTGCGTATCATGATTCTGCAGCATGTCTTGTTAAAAATGGAAAAGTTATAGCTGCATCTGAGGAGGAACGGTTTACCGGAATAAAACATGGGAAACGTCCAATTCCATTTTCAACATACGAACTTCCCTTTCATGCAATTGATTATTGCCTGAAAGAGGCAAGACTTATCCTTTCAGAAGTAGATCATATTGCTTATTCGTACAATCCATTCCTGCTGCTGAAAGAAGACGGCAGGGATGCAGTAATAACCTTACCTCTCGAACCGAGCGCACATAAGGTATCTGAATCATGGGAATCTCCGTGGGACCCTCTTTTTATCTCGTCAATTATAAATGCTCCCCGTCAGCTTGTGGATGGAGTTCCCTATCATTTGAAAGAGCGTTTTAGAAAAGCCCGTATCGATGGGCCGTATACATGGCATTTTATAGACCATCATACCGCACATGCCGCAAGCGCTTTTTTTGCATCGCCTTTTCGTAGTGCAGCCGTGTTAACACTCGATGGAAGGGGAGAAAAGACAACAACCAGTTATAGTCTCGGCGCCGATTGCAGACTTGAGCGTTTGGGAGAAGTTACTATGCCTCATTCGCTCGGTCTTTTTTACGAACAGATGACAACATACCTCGGTTTTCAGCATTCCTCCGATGAATACAAAGTCATGGCGCTTGCATCATACGGTAAGCCGGTTTACGCGGATGAATTTCGTAAAATCATACAGGTTAAAGATCATGGTCAATATACGATTGTGCGGCCATCTTTAGAGAAACTTTTTGGGCCGGCGAGAAAGCGGGGAGGACCACTTCACCAGTATCATTATGATATTGCAAGCTCTCTTCAAACAGTTCTTGAAGAGACTGTATTATATATTGTTCATTGGTTGCAGAAAAAAACCGGTGACGATAACCTGTGCATGGCCGGAGGTGTAGCCCTCAATTGTGTAATGAATGCTTATCTGCGTGATAGGGGGCCTTTTAAACATGTGTGGGTTCAACCAGCAGCCGGCGATGCAGGCACAGCCCTTGGGGCAGCATTATGGACAGATGCACTCATGAGGAAAAAGTTCCAGGGTAAAAGAGATTATAGTATGGAACATACCTATCTCGGTCCCGGCTACAGTGACTATGAGATTAAGGAATTTCTCTCCTGGTCGAAACTTCATCACCGCAAATTATCAGATATTGCAGAAGAGGTCACGGCTCTGCTCATTCAGGATAAGGTGATTGGCTGGTTTCAGGGGAGGATGGAATTTGGACCTAGAGCCCTTGGCGCCCGTTCAATCATAGCTTCTCCCATGAAGGCATGTATGCAAGCCCGCTTGAATGAGATTAAGGACAGGGAAGATTTCAGGCCTGTTGCGCCTGTAGTACTTGAGGAAGAGGCATCAAACTGGTTTATCAACGGAGGAATCTCTCCCTTTATGACCTTTGTGCACAGTGTACGGCCTGAGAAGGCGGATCTCATACCTGCCGTATGCCATATTGACGGATCTGCGCGTATTCAGACGATTAAGCGGGAATACAACCCAGCGTATTACGATCTCATCCATGCATTTAAAATGCATACGGGAGTGCCTATCCTGATTAATACATCATTTAATACCCGTGGCAAGCCAATTGTATGCACTCCACGTGATGCCGTAGAATGTTTTTGGACTTCGCCGCTGGATGCCCTGGTTATCGGTTCATATTTGCTGGAGAAACCAAAGGAAAGAAAATGA
- a CDS encoding lipopolysaccharide heptosyltransferase: protein MISHDWDTCKNVLCVRLDNIGDVLMTTPAIRALKESCAGRKITLLASSSGAKLSGLIPEIDNVIIYDAPWIKATAPAHNSKSEYTMVEYLRQGRFDAAVIFTVYTQNPLPSAFLCYLADIPLRLAYCHENPYQLLTHWLPDPEPKQYTRHEVRRQLDLVAAIGCHTADERISLSVPLQARAKVLTILREMNREKKRPWVVMHTGASAPSRRYPPESFAAVARCFAEETGSLLILTGSETEQELVHTIQNMIGMPSYSLAGKLNFSELSALISCSSLLISNNTAPVHVASALGVPVVDLYALTNPQHTPWKVPHHVLFHDVPCKYCYKSICPEVHHNCLRLLSPGTVVNAACELLREGAGQSREVL, encoded by the coding sequence ATGATTTCACATGACTGGGATACTTGTAAAAACGTTCTCTGTGTAAGGCTCGATAATATTGGGGATGTACTTATGACAACCCCGGCAATTCGCGCCCTTAAGGAATCTTGCGCCGGGCGTAAGATTACGCTTCTGGCTTCTTCATCAGGTGCAAAATTATCGGGGTTGATTCCTGAGATAGACAATGTCATCATATACGATGCACCCTGGATAAAAGCTACGGCTCCGGCTCACAACAGCAAATCTGAATACACCATGGTTGAGTATTTGAGACAGGGCAGGTTTGATGCTGCAGTTATTTTTACGGTATATACCCAAAACCCGCTGCCATCGGCTTTCTTATGTTATCTGGCAGATATCCCACTCCGTCTTGCCTATTGTCATGAGAATCCTTATCAGCTTCTTACGCATTGGCTGCCTGATCCCGAACCGAAACAATATACCCGTCATGAGGTCCGGCGTCAGCTTGATCTCGTTGCAGCAATTGGCTGCCATACTGCCGATGAACGGATCTCCCTCTCCGTGCCGCTCCAGGCACGGGCTAAGGTTCTCACCATTCTCAGGGAAATGAACAGAGAGAAAAAACGGCCATGGGTAGTAATGCATACCGGTGCCAGCGCTCCATCACGCAGATATCCACCTGAAAGTTTTGCTGCCGTTGCCCGATGTTTTGCTGAAGAAACGGGTTCTCTGCTTATTTTGACGGGATCAGAAACAGAACAGGAGCTTGTTCATACTATTCAAAACATGATTGGTATGCCCTCGTATTCCCTTGCTGGTAAACTGAATTTTAGTGAGCTTTCGGCGCTGATATCATGTTCGTCGCTCTTAATTTCAAATAACACCGCGCCCGTGCATGTGGCCTCTGCATTAGGTGTACCTGTGGTTGACTTGTATGCACTCACGAATCCACAGCATACACCGTGGAAAGTTCCGCATCATGTATTGTTTCACGATGTGCCTTGCAAATACTGCTATAAGAGTATTTGCCCTGAAGTGCATCATAATTGTTTAAGATTATTATCTCCAGGTACTGTGGTAAACGCTGCCTGTGAATTATTGAGAGAAGGAGCCGGGCAATCCCGGGAGGTATTATAG
- a CDS encoding hydrolase, whose product MALIFNMAQAIFLDKDGTIIEDVPYNIDPRHIRFVPGVRDALQLLDVAGYRLVIITNQSGIARGYFSEEDLRNVEMHIRHCMAGFGVSLAGFYYCPHLPDGIPDYAMACTCRKPAPGLLFLAAHELNIDLKQSWFIGDILNDVEAGRRAGCKTVLIDNGNETEWVLSPNRMPHYIMENLLEAAHLITLIDRRIMMNR is encoded by the coding sequence ATGGCCTTAATATTCAATATGGCACAAGCTATTTTCCTGGATAAAGACGGTACTATCATAGAGGATGTGCCGTATAATATTGACCCTCGTCACATACGGTTTGTGCCAGGCGTCAGGGATGCCTTACAACTTCTTGATGTTGCCGGGTATAGGTTAGTGATAATTACGAACCAATCGGGGATAGCCCGTGGCTACTTTTCAGAAGAAGATTTGCGCAACGTAGAAATGCATATTCGTCATTGTATGGCTGGGTTTGGCGTGTCGCTTGCGGGATTTTATTATTGTCCTCATCTTCCCGATGGGATACCTGATTATGCTATGGCGTGTACCTGCCGGAAACCTGCACCAGGGCTACTATTCCTGGCAGCCCATGAGCTGAACATAGATCTTAAGCAATCCTGGTTTATTGGCGATATCCTGAACGATGTTGAGGCAGGACGCCGTGCAGGATGTAAGACTGTTCTTATAGATAACGGCAATGAGACAGAATGGGTACTTTCTCCCAATCGAATGCCGCATTATATTATGGAAAATCTTTTAGAAGCTGCACATTTGATAACACTCATTGATAGAAGAATTATGATGAATAGATAA
- a CDS encoding short-chain dehydrogenase/reductase, giving the protein MQKEKGRMNELKGNVALVTGGGRGLGEAICRMLGESGATVVLTDIREELVKKIADDLRIKSIESMALPLDVGDEQQAEEAVNQVVARYGHLDILINNAGIDVTLPVDEISVADWDRIIRVNLRGPFLMSKYALSVMKQRGRGNIVNIVSTAAKRTWANASAYHASKWGLLGFSHALHVEARKQNIKVIAVISGGMRTPFLLERFPDIDLNTLQEPKNVAGTVKFVLMLPDETVIPEVMVLPMHETSWP; this is encoded by the coding sequence ATGCAAAAGGAGAAGGGAAGGATGAATGAATTAAAGGGAAATGTGGCTTTAGTTACCGGAGGAGGGCGGGGGCTTGGCGAAGCCATATGCCGCATGTTGGGAGAATCTGGGGCTACCGTAGTTCTGACTGATATCAGGGAAGAACTTGTTAAAAAGATAGCTGACGACTTGAGAATAAAGAGTATTGAATCTATGGCTTTGCCGCTTGACGTTGGTGATGAACAACAGGCAGAAGAGGCCGTAAACCAGGTAGTGGCAAGATACGGGCATCTCGATATACTCATTAATAATGCAGGAATTGATGTAACGCTGCCTGTCGATGAGATCTCTGTTGCTGATTGGGATCGTATCATTCGGGTAAACTTACGCGGTCCGTTTCTTATGTCAAAATACGCATTGAGTGTTATGAAACAGCGTGGCAGAGGTAATATCGTAAATATTGTATCTACTGCAGCAAAAAGAACGTGGGCGAATGCATCTGCATACCATGCAAGTAAATGGGGACTTCTCGGCTTTAGCCATGCACTTCATGTAGAGGCCCGAAAGCAAAATATCAAAGTAATAGCGGTAATAAGTGGCGGGATGCGCACACCGTTTCTTCTGGAGAGATTTCCCGATATAGATTTGAATACACTTCAGGAGCCAAAAAACGTTGCAGGGACTGTTAAGTTTGTATTAATGCTGCCTGACGAGACGGTTATACCGGAGGTAATGGTCCTTCCCATGCATGAGACATCATGGCCTTAA
- a CDS encoding transposase, with product MIKLTGKEQEKIFLKILNTLNEAQTRWFVAREAMLLGHGGIKRICDITGLSKPTVIRGIKELKSKGTLGTLYEEGRIRQPGGGRKKVEEKNPEILHILKHIVNETTANDPKSLLTWTTKSTYQISDQIKELGYSISEDTVQRRLKELEYSLQFNGKMWKGISRKEREHQFQYINSLAKKHIREGNPVISVDIKKKERRDRGKNPDKRLSPKGYSEQIHRYGLSTLSDNKTTAFGSYDIQKNNGMATVEVSRDAIEFTAESVKEWWFLFGSKQYPHAKSIMICINGSENNGLHGEEWKYYLQKISDEIQKRITVCYSPPGISKWSNVEYKTFSFVSMNRKGESLVNFETVIQVINSPGSKTSKKRPLFDTDNRKIEMGIPDYEMTELGSEFQGTPLQWNFIIVPEKNESRDSKERVRHNNLRERVSHV from the coding sequence ATGATAAAGTTAACAGGCAAAGAACAAGAAAAAATTTTCTTAAAGATTTTGAATACGCTCAATGAGGCACAAACCCGGTGGTTTGTTGCCAGAGAAGCTATGCTTCTTGGACACGGAGGAATCAAGAGAATATGTGATATTACCGGTTTATCAAAACCTACGGTAATAAGAGGGATAAAAGAGCTTAAATCAAAAGGGACATTAGGGACATTGTACGAAGAGGGGAGAATACGCCAACCCGGAGGAGGACGAAAAAAGGTAGAAGAAAAGAATCCTGAAATTTTACATATACTAAAGCATATTGTAAACGAGACAACAGCAAATGATCCGAAAAGCTTGCTTACATGGACAACGAAATCTACGTATCAGATCAGCGATCAAATAAAGGAGCTAGGGTATTCTATAAGTGAGGATACCGTCCAGCGAAGGCTTAAAGAGCTGGAGTATTCTTTACAATTTAATGGAAAAATGTGGAAAGGGATTTCACGTAAAGAGCGCGAACATCAGTTTCAGTATATAAATAGCCTTGCAAAAAAGCATATTCGTGAAGGGAATCCGGTAATATCGGTTGATATAAAAAAGAAAGAGCGAAGAGATAGAGGTAAAAATCCTGATAAAAGATTGTCCCCAAAAGGATATTCAGAACAAATACATAGATATGGTCTTTCCACATTATCTGATAACAAAACAACAGCTTTTGGATCGTACGATATTCAGAAAAATAATGGAATGGCCACTGTTGAAGTATCTCGTGATGCGATAGAGTTTACCGCAGAGAGTGTTAAAGAATGGTGGTTCCTCTTTGGATCTAAACAATACCCTCATGCAAAAAGTATTATGATTTGTATAAATGGCTCAGAAAATAACGGTCTTCATGGTGAAGAATGGAAATACTATTTACAAAAAATATCCGATGAAATACAGAAACGTATCACGGTATGTTATTCTCCTCCGGGGATAAGCAAATGGAGTAATGTAGAGTATAAAACATTTTCTTTTGTCAGTATGAACCGGAAAGGAGAATCGTTGGTAAACTTTGAAACTGTTATCCAGGTAATCAACTCTCCCGGTTCGAAAACTTCAAAAAAGAGGCCTCTTTTTGATACGGATAATCGTAAAATAGAGATGGGAATACCAGATTATGAAATGACAGAACTAGGCAGCGAATTCCAGGGAACACCTTTGCAATGGAATTTCATTATTGTACCAGAAAAGAATGAGAGCCGAGATAGCAAAGAAAGAGTGCGTCATAACAACCTCCGGGAACGGGTATCGCATGTTTAG
- a CDS encoding putative DSBA oxidoreductase — MMNKLSLLLFAKIMVFGTVLLAQTDAVLKKEKRVLAIGSSGKQEDGEDCNIEIPSNAVAIVNGTIISQQAVDEKIRDSVFEIQQVLLDARSNELYLKINSDLLDQEAKKRKIDTARILQDEVIAKVKEPTEAEALAFYHENKSQLSGEFNALKEQIMNYLQRQRQSAEAKKLAELLRSKAQIQTVVDYLTLADVTTEPDRVLAVVNGEKITLRDIDKKLQPEIFKVQEQIYELQKQTVDLMINDLLFQQEAQRRNITIPELLNAEVTSRQKRITKKDILAFYMKNKDRVDANHGMAVDRGKITQYLKQHEEERAKAAFTEQLRQAAALEIFLAAPKRSIEAISTRDQPSKGNENATITIVEFIDYECSTCSNLHEMLEELMKEYGNKVRLVARDFPLQRHANAYKAAIAAEAAREQGNYWEYIAILFQNQRALGADNLKEYASQLGLNRKMFDEALDTEKFADKVKQDRMEALRLGLNSTPTVFVNGRRVAEKTYESLKAAIETAWKEVAMK, encoded by the coding sequence ATGATGAATAAACTATCATTACTTCTTTTCGCAAAGATTATGGTATTCGGCACGGTGCTTCTGGCTCAGACTGATGCTGTATTGAAAAAAGAGAAAAGGGTATTAGCTATCGGGTCCAGTGGAAAACAGGAGGATGGTGAGGATTGCAATATAGAGATACCATCCAATGCCGTTGCCATAGTTAATGGCACAATCATTAGCCAGCAGGCGGTTGATGAGAAGATCCGAGATTCCGTATTCGAAATCCAGCAGGTCTTGCTCGATGCGCGATCCAACGAACTTTATCTTAAGATTAATTCCGATCTCCTGGATCAGGAAGCGAAAAAGCGTAAGATTGATACTGCCAGGATACTCCAGGACGAAGTTATAGCAAAAGTCAAGGAACCGACTGAAGCGGAGGCGTTGGCTTTCTACCATGAGAACAAGAGCCAGCTTTCAGGAGAGTTTAACGCCTTGAAAGAGCAGATTATGAACTATCTTCAAAGACAGCGCCAGAGTGCGGAAGCAAAGAAGCTTGCCGAACTCCTTCGTTCGAAGGCTCAGATTCAGACGGTAGTAGACTACCTGACCCTTGCTGATGTTACTACTGAGCCGGATCGTGTACTTGCCGTAGTCAATGGCGAAAAGATTACCCTGAGAGATATTGATAAAAAACTTCAACCAGAGATTTTTAAGGTACAAGAGCAGATCTACGAGTTGCAAAAACAAACCGTTGACCTCATGATAAATGATCTGCTTTTTCAGCAGGAGGCGCAGAGAAGGAATATTACCATTCCGGAACTACTGAACGCAGAAGTTACTTCGAGGCAGAAGAGAATAACGAAGAAGGATATTCTGGCATTTTATATGAAGAACAAAGATAGAGTTGACGCTAATCACGGAATGGCAGTTGACAGGGGTAAGATCACTCAATATCTGAAACAGCACGAAGAAGAACGGGCGAAGGCTGCTTTTACTGAACAACTACGCCAGGCAGCTGCTCTGGAGATCTTTCTTGCTGCACCAAAACGTTCTATTGAAGCTATCTCGACCCGGGATCAACCATCGAAAGGCAATGAGAATGCTACAATAACTATTGTGGAGTTCATCGACTATGAATGTTCGACTTGTTCAAATTTACATGAAATGCTTGAAGAACTGATGAAAGAATATGGTAATAAGGTAAGGCTCGTAGCGCGCGACTTCCCGTTACAGCGGCATGCCAACGCCTATAAGGCTGCTATTGCCGCTGAAGCTGCGCGCGAACAGGGTAACTATTGGGAGTACATTGCCATTTTGTTTCAGAATCAGAGAGCACTCGGTGCCGACAATCTGAAAGAGTATGCAAGCCAATTGGGGCTTAACCGAAAGATGTTTGACGAAGCGCTTGATACTGAGAAATTTGCTGATAAGGTAAAGCAAGACCGAATGGAAGCGTTACGGCTCGGACTCAATTCGACACCAACTGTTTTTGTGAACGGCCGACGCGTTGCAGAGAAAACCTATGAATCTCTGAAAGCAGCCATTGAAACAGCCTGGAAGGAGGTAGCGATGAAGTAA